From Cryomorphaceae bacterium, one genomic window encodes:
- a CDS encoding FAD:protein FMN transferase gives MMRLSVSLVLVVVMAFALVRCASPETANTEDKTYLFGGPAQGTSYMVKYHGPGLADHQQSVDSILKAIDQSLSTYVPNSTISRFNNQMEFTTNDKHFIRMLFDSKDIRDMSDGAFEPAVMPLVKAWGFGPEGPRIEEPMNMDSLLALVSWDFDMQVTTAAEHGGSVRETIVHIEKTQPITLDFNGIAQGYTVDVIYNFLRSQGVENLMVEVGGELRAGGVNEQNQPWSIGVDDPTSETERGTQAVILLNNQAVATSGSYRKFYEKDGKRLSHTINPQTGYPVDHQLLSATVVTSSAALADAFATVFMVYGPWRSMEFFAENPESGLYALLVYYDDEGELQTYLSPGMEDKIRKDPAE, from the coding sequence ATGATGCGTCTTTCGGTTTCTTTGGTTCTTGTGGTTGTGATGGCTTTTGCCCTGGTGCGCTGTGCGTCTCCGGAGACGGCAAATACCGAAGACAAAACCTACCTCTTTGGCGGTCCGGCACAGGGAACGTCATACATGGTGAAATACCACGGCCCGGGTCTTGCCGACCACCAGCAAAGCGTGGATTCCATCCTCAAAGCCATTGACCAATCGCTGAGCACCTACGTTCCCAACTCAACTATTTCGCGGTTCAACAACCAGATGGAGTTTACCACCAACGACAAGCATTTTATAAGAATGCTGTTCGATTCCAAAGATATTCGGGATATGAGCGATGGAGCCTTTGAACCTGCCGTGATGCCGCTCGTAAAAGCGTGGGGATTTGGCCCGGAAGGCCCGCGGATAGAGGAGCCCATGAATATGGATTCATTGCTTGCATTGGTGTCGTGGGATTTCGACATGCAGGTAACCACCGCCGCCGAACACGGAGGTAGCGTGCGCGAAACCATTGTACACATCGAAAAAACGCAACCCATTACGCTCGACTTCAATGGGATTGCACAGGGTTATACGGTGGATGTGATATATAATTTTCTCCGCTCCCAAGGTGTTGAAAACCTGATGGTTGAAGTAGGAGGGGAGCTGCGCGCAGGCGGCGTAAACGAGCAAAACCAACCGTGGTCTATTGGTGTGGACGATCCCACAAGCGAAACCGAGCGCGGCACGCAGGCGGTGATTCTGCTCAACAATCAGGCAGTGGCTACCTCGGGCAGCTATCGCAAATTCTACGAAAAAGACGGCAAACGCCTGTCGCACACCATCAATCCACAAACGGGTTACCCTGTAGATCACCAGTTGCTGAGCGCTACGGTTGTAACCTCTTCTGCTGCCCTTGCCGACGCCTTTGCCACTGTGTTTATGGTGTACGGTCCGTGGCGAAGTATGGAGTTTTTTGCCGAAAACCCCGAAAGCGGTTTATATGCCCTGCTGGTGTATTACGACGATGAGGGAGAACTTCAAACCTACCTGAGTCCGGGTATGGAAGACAAAATCCGCAAAGACCCCGCAGAGTAG
- a CDS encoding formyl transferase, translated as MSKRVVLLATDGMGTRMIFHALQALADDIHMVLEQPQSRAELVKKRIKKLGIIKVIGQLKFQLGVMPLLEATGASRVQEILNEYDLSTAPVPPEKIIAVPSANSSQCVELVQSLRPDLVVLCGTRILRKETLQQISATVVNIHTGITPEYRGVHGGYWALAQGDAARFGTTLHLVDSGIDTGGVIEQRCVEPAPKDQFATYPVLQMAVGVQMLVQQFEALCRGNMQGHAHSERGRLWYHPTIWEYFGNRIVKGVR; from the coding sequence ATGAGTAAACGCGTTGTGCTGCTCGCCACCGATGGCATGGGTACCCGAATGATTTTTCACGCCCTGCAAGCCCTTGCCGACGATATACATATGGTGTTGGAACAGCCGCAATCGCGCGCAGAACTGGTGAAAAAGCGCATCAAAAAACTTGGAATCATCAAAGTCATCGGGCAACTGAAATTTCAACTTGGGGTGATGCCTCTGCTCGAAGCCACTGGCGCAAGTCGGGTTCAGGAAATTCTGAACGAGTATGATTTAAGCACGGCTCCAGTTCCACCCGAAAAAATCATCGCCGTTCCCTCCGCCAACAGCTCCCAATGTGTGGAGCTTGTGCAATCGCTCCGTCCGGACCTTGTGGTTCTTTGCGGTACAAGAATTTTGCGGAAGGAAACGCTGCAACAAATCAGCGCAACGGTGGTAAACATTCACACAGGCATCACACCCGAATACCGCGGGGTGCACGGCGGCTACTGGGCGCTGGCGCAAGGAGATGCAGCGCGGTTCGGCACTACCCTGCACCTTGTGGACAGCGGTATTGACACCGGTGGCGTGATTGAGCAGCGCTGCGTGGAACCCGCCCCGAAGGATCAGTTTGCGACCTATCCGGTGCTGCAAATGGCTGTGGGTGTGCAGATGCTCGTGCAGCAATTTGAAGCCCTGTGCCGTGGAAACATGCAGGGGCATGCGCACTCTGAACGGGGCAGGCTGTGGTACCACCCCACCATTTGGGAATACTTCGGGAACCGGATCGTCAAGGGTGTGCGCTAA